In a genomic window of Streptomyces katrae:
- a CDS encoding peptidase, with protein sequence MSVENDSSQVESLAAADAGFQSYPTAPGYRVNIRSGPGTGYAIIDAVPIGGSVTIRCQCPGTTVSGPYGTTDVWDCIGNGRFVSDAYVHTGSDGYVAGRCG encoded by the coding sequence ATGTCCGTAGAGAACGATTCCAGCCAGGTCGAGAGCCTCGCGGCCGCCGACGCGGGCTTCCAGTCCTACCCGACGGCCCCGGGGTACCGGGTCAACATCCGCAGCGGCCCCGGCACGGGCTACGCGATCATCGACGCCGTGCCCATCGGCGGTTCCGTCACCATCCGCTGCCAGTGCCCCGGCACGACCGTCTCGGGCCCGTACGGGACCACGGACGTGTGGGACTGCATAGGCAACGGCCGCTTCGTCTCCGACGCCTACGTCCACACCGGCTCCGACGGTTACGTGGCGGGCCGCTGCGGCTGA
- a CDS encoding HAD family hydrolase, with product MVYQLVIFDNDGVLVDSEPLSNTILAEYLTEVGHPTTYEDSLRDYMGGAVHRVHDLVLERTGQRLPEDFDRVLHERIFAAFARELQPVPGVTDVLGELSAHGMPYCVASSSSHERIRAAHRSAGLDEWFEEEWIFSAEEVGRGKPAPDLFLHAADMMGVNPSQCVVVEDSPLGIEAARAAGMDAFGFTSMVPASKLTGATACFGEMKELSALLGFAV from the coding sequence ATGGTCTACCAGCTGGTCATCTTCGACAACGACGGCGTCCTCGTGGACAGCGAGCCGCTCTCGAACACCATCCTCGCCGAGTACCTGACGGAGGTGGGGCACCCCACCACGTACGAGGACTCCCTGCGCGACTACATGGGCGGCGCCGTGCACCGGGTGCACGACCTCGTCCTCGAGCGCACCGGGCAGCGGCTGCCGGAGGACTTCGACCGGGTGCTCCACGAGCGGATCTTCGCCGCGTTCGCGCGCGAGCTCCAGCCCGTACCCGGGGTGACCGACGTGCTCGGGGAGCTGTCCGCGCACGGCATGCCGTACTGCGTCGCCTCCTCCAGCAGCCACGAGCGGATCCGCGCCGCCCACCGCAGTGCCGGTCTGGACGAGTGGTTCGAAGAAGAGTGGATCTTCAGTGCCGAGGAGGTCGGCCGGGGCAAGCCGGCGCCGGACCTGTTCCTGCACGCAGCCGACATGATGGGCGTCAACCCCTCGCAGTGCGTGGTCGTGGAGGACAGCCCGCTCGGGATCGAGGCCGCCCGGGCCGCAGGCATGGACGCCTTCGGCTTCACCTCCATGGTCCCCGCGTCGAAGCTCACCGGCGCCACCGCCTGCTTCGGGGAGATGAAGGAGCTGTCCGCCCTCCTCGGATTCGCCGTGTGA
- a CDS encoding ABC transporter ATP-binding protein, whose amino-acid sequence MMNNEPEDPPHPPAIHARGLTVRRGTGRTPRTVLDAIAFDVPRGRITGLLGPSGCGKSTLMRTVVGTQAHVTGTLDVLGRPAGHPELRSRVGYVTQAPSVYDDLTVRQNLDYFAAVLDPGRAAADRRRAAVERAIADVDLTSRTTALAGDLSGGQRSRVSLAVALLGRPELLVLDEPTVGLDPVLRRDLWNLFHEITDTRGVTILVSSHVMDEAERCHDLLLMREGRILAQDTPQALRTRTQSATVEEGFLRLVDEANANAHAHEPNEPTRETQR is encoded by the coding sequence ATGATGAATAACGAGCCGGAGGACCCCCCTCACCCTCCCGCCATCCACGCCCGCGGCCTCACCGTCCGCCGCGGCACCGGCCGCACCCCCCGCACCGTCCTCGACGCCATCGCCTTCGACGTCCCCCGCGGCCGCATCACCGGCCTCCTCGGCCCCTCCGGCTGCGGCAAGTCCACCCTCATGCGGACCGTCGTCGGCACCCAGGCCCACGTCACCGGCACCCTCGACGTCCTCGGCCGCCCCGCCGGCCACCCCGAGCTCCGCTCCCGCGTCGGCTACGTCACCCAGGCCCCCTCCGTCTACGACGACCTCACCGTCCGGCAGAACCTCGACTACTTCGCCGCGGTCCTCGACCCCGGCCGCGCCGCCGCGGACCGCCGCCGGGCCGCCGTCGAACGGGCCATCGCCGACGTCGACCTCACCAGCCGCACCACCGCCCTCGCCGGCGACCTCTCCGGCGGCCAGCGCAGCCGCGTCTCCCTCGCCGTCGCCCTCCTCGGCCGGCCCGAACTGCTCGTCCTCGACGAACCCACCGTCGGCCTCGACCCCGTCCTGCGCCGCGACCTGTGGAACCTCTTCCACGAGATCACCGACACCCGCGGCGTCACGATCCTCGTCTCCTCCCACGTCATGGACGAGGCCGAGCGCTGCCACGACCTGCTCCTCATGCGCGAGGGCCGCATCCTCGCCCAGGACACCCCCCAGGCCCTCCGCACCCGCACCCAGAGCGCCACCGTCGAAGAAGGCTTCCTGCGCCTCGTCGACGAGGCGAACGCGAACGCGCACGCCCACGAACCGAACGAACCCACCCGGGAGACCCAGCGATGA
- the ilvD gene encoding dihydroxy-acid dehydratase yields MPELRSRTVTHGRNMAGARALMRASGVASEDIGKPIIAVANSFTEFVPGHTHLAPVGRIVSDAIRAAGAIPREFNTIAVDDGIAMGHAGMLYSLPSRDLIADSVEYMVEAHCADALICISNCDKITPGMLMAAMRLNIPVVFVSGGPMEAGQATLVDGTVRKLDLIDAMVDASNENVSDADILRIEENACPTCGSCSGMFTANSMNCLAEAIGLALPGNGSVLATHTARRALYEDAGRTVVEITKRYYEDGDESVLPRNIATREAFENAMALDIAMGGSTNTILHLLAAAQEAGLDYDLKDIDAVSRRVPCLAKVAPNVAPGGTYYMEDVHRAGGIPAILGELHRGGLLNKDVTTVHSKGLEDWLAKWDARSGTASEEAMELWHAAPGCKRSATAFSQSERWETLDLDAEGGCIRSVQHAYSKDGGLAVLRGNIAADGCVVKTAGVDESIWTFEGPAVVCESQDEAVEKILTKQIQPGDVVVIRYEGPRGGPGMQEMLYPTSFLKGRGLGKVCALVTDGRFSGGTSGLSIGHASPEAASGGDIAVVEDGDRIRIDIPNRSIELLVDEATLAARHAALGGVYAPKTRERTVSAALRAYAAMATSADKGAVRDVSKLG; encoded by the coding sequence ATGCCCGAGCTGAGGTCCCGCACCGTCACCCACGGCCGCAACATGGCAGGCGCTCGTGCGCTGATGCGCGCGTCGGGCGTAGCGAGCGAGGACATCGGCAAGCCGATCATCGCGGTCGCCAACTCCTTCACCGAGTTCGTCCCCGGCCACACCCACCTGGCCCCCGTCGGACGCATCGTCTCCGACGCCATCCGCGCCGCCGGCGCCATCCCGCGCGAGTTCAACACGATCGCCGTCGACGACGGCATCGCCATGGGCCACGCCGGCATGCTGTACTCCCTGCCCTCCCGCGACCTGATCGCGGACAGCGTCGAGTACATGGTCGAGGCGCACTGCGCGGACGCGCTGATCTGCATCTCCAACTGCGACAAGATCACCCCGGGCATGCTGATGGCCGCGATGCGCCTCAACATCCCCGTCGTGTTCGTCTCCGGCGGCCCGATGGAGGCCGGCCAGGCCACCCTCGTCGACGGCACCGTCCGCAAGCTCGACCTGATCGACGCCATGGTCGACGCCTCCAACGAGAACGTCTCGGACGCGGACATCCTGCGCATCGAGGAGAACGCCTGCCCGACCTGCGGCTCCTGTTCCGGCATGTTCACCGCCAACTCGATGAACTGCCTCGCCGAGGCCATCGGCCTCGCCCTCCCCGGCAACGGCTCCGTCCTCGCCACGCACACCGCCCGCCGCGCCCTGTACGAGGACGCCGGCCGCACGGTCGTGGAGATCACCAAGCGCTACTACGAGGACGGCGACGAGTCGGTCCTGCCGCGCAACATCGCCACCCGCGAGGCCTTCGAGAACGCGATGGCCCTGGACATCGCCATGGGCGGCTCGACCAACACGATCCTGCACCTGCTGGCCGCCGCGCAGGAGGCGGGCCTGGACTACGACCTCAAGGACATCGACGCCGTCTCGCGCCGCGTCCCCTGCCTGGCCAAGGTCGCCCCGAACGTCGCCCCCGGCGGCACGTACTACATGGAGGACGTGCACCGCGCCGGCGGCATCCCCGCCATCCTCGGCGAGCTGCACCGCGGCGGGCTCCTCAACAAGGACGTCACCACCGTCCACTCGAAGGGCCTGGAGGACTGGCTCGCGAAGTGGGACGCCCGCTCCGGCACGGCGTCCGAGGAGGCCATGGAGCTGTGGCACGCGGCCCCCGGCTGCAAGCGCTCCGCGACCGCCTTCTCCCAGTCCGAGCGCTGGGAGACCCTCGACCTCGACGCCGAGGGCGGCTGCATCCGCTCCGTGCAGCACGCCTACTCCAAGGACGGCGGCCTCGCCGTCCTGCGCGGCAACATCGCCGCCGACGGCTGCGTGGTCAAGACGGCCGGCGTCGACGAGTCCATCTGGACCTTCGAGGGCCCGGCCGTGGTCTGCGAGTCCCAGGACGAGGCCGTGGAGAAGATCCTCACGAAGCAGATCCAGCCCGGTGACGTCGTCGTCATCCGTTACGAGGGCCCGCGCGGCGGCCCCGGCATGCAGGAGATGCTCTACCCGACCTCCTTCCTCAAGGGCCGCGGCCTGGGCAAGGTCTGCGCGCTGGTGACGGACGGGCGCTTCTCCGGCGGCACCTCGGGCCTGTCCATCGGCCACGCCTCCCCGGAGGCGGCCTCGGGCGGCGACATCGCGGTCGTCGAGGACGGCGACCGGATCCGCATCGACATCCCGAACCGGTCGATCGAGCTCCTGGTGGACGAGGCCACGCTGGCCGCCCGCCACGCGGCCCTCGGCGGCGTCTACGCCCCGAAGACCCGCGAGCGCACGGTCTCGGCGGCCCTGCGCGCGTACGCGGCGATGGCCACCAGCGCCGACAAGGGCGCGGTCCGGGACGTCTCGAAGCTGGGCTGA
- a CDS encoding TetR family transcriptional regulator: MSGAEPVRRRRGPGRPRQDEAEEGPGTQERIRLAAREVFAERGYDKTSVRGIAKVAGVDPALVHHYFGSKDDLFAAAIEVTMEPALVVPAVVGEGPDGIGERLARYFLGVWENPATRAPLLAVIRSALTHEAAAKVLRGLILRRVLERVAADLDVPEPTFRAELAASHLIGIAFVRYVVQIEPLASADPEEIVALVAPTLQRYLTEA; the protein is encoded by the coding sequence ATGAGCGGCGCCGAGCCGGTCCGGCGGCGGCGCGGGCCCGGGCGGCCCCGGCAGGACGAGGCGGAGGAGGGGCCGGGCACGCAGGAGCGGATCCGGCTCGCCGCCCGCGAGGTGTTCGCGGAGCGCGGGTACGACAAGACCTCCGTGCGCGGCATCGCGAAGGTGGCCGGGGTGGACCCGGCGCTGGTGCACCACTACTTCGGCAGCAAGGACGACCTGTTCGCCGCCGCCATCGAGGTCACCATGGAGCCCGCCCTTGTGGTCCCGGCCGTCGTCGGCGAGGGCCCGGACGGCATCGGGGAGCGGCTGGCCCGCTACTTCCTCGGGGTGTGGGAGAACCCGGCCACGCGCGCCCCCCTCCTCGCCGTGATCCGCTCCGCGCTCACCCACGAGGCGGCCGCGAAGGTGCTGCGGGGGCTGATCCTGCGGCGGGTCCTGGAGCGGGTCGCCGCCGACCTCGACGTCCCGGAGCCGACCTTCCGCGCCGAGCTGGCGGCCTCGCACCTGATCGGGATCGCCTTCGTGCGGTACGTGGTGCAGATCGAGCCCCTCGCGTCGGCGGACCCGGAGGAGATCGTGGCCCTGGTGGCCCCGACCCTCCAGCGCTACCTCACCGAGGCCTGA
- a CDS encoding ABC transporter permease yields MNGARTLATAARVLRQLRHDPRSIALMLLVPVLMLTLLRYVFDGSPRTFDSIGASLLGIFPLITMFLVTSIATLRERTSGTLERLLAMPLGKGDLIAGYALAFGAVAVVQSLLATGLALWALGLDITGSAWLLLLVALLDALLGTALGLFVSAFAASEFQAVQFMPAVIFPQLLLCGLFAPRATMQPVLEALSDVLPMSYAVDGMTQVLTHTDMTADFVRDTAIVAACALLVLALGAATLRRRTP; encoded by the coding sequence ATGAACGGCGCCCGCACCCTCGCCACCGCCGCCCGCGTCCTGCGCCAGCTGCGCCACGACCCGCGCTCCATCGCCCTGATGCTGCTGGTCCCCGTCCTGATGCTGACCCTGCTCCGCTACGTCTTCGACGGCAGCCCGCGCACCTTCGACAGCATCGGCGCGTCCCTCCTCGGCATCTTCCCCCTCATCACGATGTTCCTCGTGACCTCGATCGCCACCCTCCGCGAACGCACCTCCGGCACCCTCGAACGCCTCCTCGCCATGCCGCTCGGCAAGGGTGACCTCATCGCCGGCTACGCCCTCGCCTTCGGCGCCGTCGCCGTCGTCCAGTCCCTCCTCGCCACCGGCCTCGCCCTCTGGGCCCTCGGCCTCGACATCACCGGCTCCGCCTGGCTGCTGCTCCTGGTCGCCCTGCTCGACGCCCTCCTCGGCACCGCCCTCGGCCTGTTCGTCTCCGCCTTCGCCGCGTCCGAGTTCCAGGCCGTCCAGTTCATGCCGGCCGTGATCTTCCCGCAGCTGCTCCTGTGCGGACTCTTCGCCCCGCGGGCCACCATGCAGCCCGTCCTCGAAGCCCTCTCCGACGTCCTGCCCATGTCCTACGCCGTCGACGGCATGACCCAGGTCCTCACCCACACCGACATGACCGCCGACTTCGTGCGCGACACCGCCATCGTGGCCGCCTGCGCCCTGCTCGTCCTCGCCCTCGGCGCCGCCACCCTCCGCCGCCGCACGCCCTGA
- the trpS gene encoding tryptophan--tRNA ligase, which translates to MTRIFSGITPSGHLTLGNYLGALRQWVAAEQSPTDALFCVVDLHALTVEHDPARLRRLSRQNATLFLAAGLDPRRCTLFVQSHVGEHTRLSYLLECTATDGELRRMIQYREKAAKAEAAGQGVRLSLLTYPVLMAADILAYAADEVPVGEDQRQHVELARDLAVRFNQRYGHTFTVPRATLPAVGARVMDLQDPTSKMGKSSANTAGIVYLLDEPAVITKKVMRAVTDSGEGGVLYDRATRPGVANLLNILAACTGGEPEKLAGDYDRYGPLKRDVAEAVVELLRPLRERHAGLAADPGEVERVLREGAERARGIARPVVDRAYEAIGLLAP; encoded by the coding sequence ATGACGAGGATCTTCAGCGGGATCACCCCGTCCGGGCACCTGACGCTGGGCAACTACCTGGGGGCCCTGCGGCAGTGGGTCGCGGCCGAGCAGTCGCCGACGGACGCCCTGTTCTGCGTCGTCGACCTGCACGCCCTGACCGTGGAGCACGATCCCGCGCGGTTGCGCCGGCTCAGCCGGCAGAACGCCACGCTCTTCCTCGCCGCCGGGCTGGATCCACGGCGGTGCACCCTCTTCGTCCAGAGCCATGTCGGCGAGCACACCCGGCTGTCCTACCTGCTGGAGTGCACCGCCACCGACGGGGAGCTCCGGCGGATGATCCAGTACCGGGAGAAGGCGGCGAAGGCGGAGGCGGCCGGTCAGGGCGTGCGGCTCTCCCTGCTGACGTATCCCGTGCTGATGGCCGCCGACATCCTGGCCTACGCGGCGGACGAGGTGCCGGTCGGCGAGGACCAGCGGCAGCACGTCGAGCTGGCCCGGGACCTGGCGGTGCGGTTCAACCAGCGGTACGGGCACACCTTCACCGTGCCGAGGGCGACGCTGCCGGCCGTGGGTGCGCGGGTCATGGACCTCCAGGACCCGACGTCGAAGATGGGCAAGTCCAGTGCGAACACCGCCGGCATCGTCTATCTGCTGGACGAGCCCGCCGTGATCACCAAGAAGGTGATGCGGGCCGTGACGGACAGCGGCGAGGGCGGGGTGCTCTACGACCGGGCCACGCGGCCCGGGGTGGCGAACCTGCTCAACATCCTGGCCGCCTGTACCGGGGGTGAACCGGAGAAGCTGGCCGGGGACTACGACCGGTACGGGCCGCTGAAGCGGGACGTGGCCGAGGCCGTGGTGGAGCTGCTGCGGCCGCTGCGGGAGCGGCACGCCGGGCTGGCGGCCGATCCGGGCGAGGTGGAGCGGGTGCTGCGCGAGGGCGCCGAGCGGGCGCGGGGCATCGCGCGGCCGGTGGTGGACCGGGCGTACGAGGCCATCGGGCTGCTGGCCCCGTGA
- a CDS encoding sugar phosphate isomerase/epimerase family protein, with the protein MVRNPSSSAPKVALSTASVYPESTATAFEIAARLGYDGVEVMVWTDPVSQDIEALRRLSDHHQVPILAVHAPCLLITQRVWSTDPWTKLQRAQAAAEKLGASTVVVHPPFRWQRQYARDFVTGIWRMADETDVRFAVENMYPWRYRDREMLAYAPEWDVTKDDYRHFTVDLSHTATARTDATAMIDRMGDRLAHIHLADGNGSAKDEHLVPGRGTQPCAELLAGLARSTFDGHIVIEVNTRRAMSAAEREADLAEALAFTRRHLAVGPR; encoded by the coding sequence GTGGTCCGTAATCCGAGCAGCAGTGCCCCGAAAGTCGCCCTGTCCACCGCCTCCGTCTACCCGGAGTCCACGGCGACGGCCTTCGAGATCGCCGCCCGCCTCGGCTACGACGGCGTCGAGGTCATGGTCTGGACGGACCCGGTCAGTCAGGACATCGAAGCCCTGCGCCGGCTGTCGGACCACCACCAGGTGCCGATCCTCGCCGTGCACGCGCCCTGCCTGCTGATCACCCAGCGGGTGTGGTCCACCGACCCCTGGACCAAGCTGCAGCGCGCCCAGGCCGCCGCCGAGAAGCTGGGGGCGTCCACCGTCGTCGTGCACCCGCCGTTCCGGTGGCAGCGCCAGTACGCGCGGGACTTCGTGACCGGGATCTGGCGGATGGCGGACGAGACCGACGTCCGGTTCGCCGTCGAGAACATGTACCCCTGGCGCTACCGCGACCGCGAGATGCTCGCCTACGCGCCCGAGTGGGACGTGACCAAGGACGACTACCGGCACTTCACCGTCGACCTGTCGCACACCGCCACCGCCCGCACCGACGCCACCGCCATGATCGACCGCATGGGCGACCGCCTCGCCCACATCCACCTCGCCGACGGCAACGGCTCCGCCAAGGACGAGCACCTCGTCCCCGGGCGCGGTACGCAGCCCTGCGCCGAGCTGCTGGCCGGCCTGGCCCGCAGTACCTTCGACGGGCACATCGTCATCGAGGTCAACACGCGGCGCGCCATGTCCGCCGCCGAGCGCGAGGCCGATCTCGCCGAGGCCCTGGCCTTCACGCGCCGGCACCTGGCGGTCGGGCCCCGATGA
- the proC gene encoding pyrroline-5-carboxylate reductase, which produces MTQTVAVLGTGKIGEALLSGMIRGGWPAAKLLVTARRPERAAELHTRYGVEAVSNAEAAKRADTLILTVKPQDMGKLLEELAPHVPADRLVISGAAGIPTAFFEERLAPGTPVVRVMTNTPALVDEAMSVISAGSHATAEHLAHAEEIFGGVGKTLRVPESQQDAATALSGSGPAYFYFLVEAMTDAGILLGLPRAQAHDLIVQAAIGAAVMLRDSGEHPVKLREAVTSPAGTTINAIVELEKHGVRAALIAALEAARDRSRELASGNS; this is translated from the coding sequence ATGACCCAGACAGTCGCAGTCCTCGGTACCGGCAAGATCGGCGAGGCCCTGCTCAGCGGGATGATCCGCGGCGGCTGGCCCGCGGCCAAGCTGCTCGTCACCGCCCGCCGTCCCGAGCGCGCCGCCGAGCTCCACACCCGCTACGGCGTCGAGGCCGTCAGCAACGCCGAAGCCGCCAAGCGCGCCGACACCCTCATCCTCACCGTCAAGCCGCAGGACATGGGCAAGCTCCTCGAAGAGCTCGCCCCGCACGTCCCCGCCGACCGCCTCGTCATCAGCGGCGCCGCCGGCATCCCCACCGCCTTCTTCGAGGAGCGGCTGGCCCCCGGCACCCCCGTGGTCCGCGTCATGACGAACACCCCCGCCCTCGTGGACGAGGCCATGTCCGTCATCTCGGCCGGCAGCCACGCCACCGCCGAGCACCTCGCCCACGCCGAGGAGATCTTCGGCGGCGTCGGCAAGACCCTGCGCGTCCCGGAGTCCCAGCAGGACGCGGCCACCGCCCTCTCCGGCTCCGGCCCGGCCTACTTCTACTTCCTCGTGGAGGCCATGACCGACGCGGGCATCCTGCTCGGCCTGCCCCGCGCCCAGGCCCACGACCTCATCGTCCAGGCCGCCATCGGCGCCGCCGTCATGCTCCGCGACAGCGGCGAACACCCGGTCAAGCTCCGCGAGGCCGTCACCTCCCCGGCCGGTACGACGATCAACGCCATCGTCGAGCTGGAGAAGCACGGCGTACGGGCGGCCCTCATCGCCGCCCTCGAAGCGGCCCGCGACCGCAGCCGCGAACTCGCCTCCGGCAACAGCTGA
- a CDS encoding serine/threonine-protein kinase has product MRADYAGFPEYAGQYRLESVLGSGGMGVVHLATSSSGLKLAVKVVHAQHAVDPEFRARFRQEVAAARRVSGAFTAPVVDADPDAERPWMATLFIDAPTLSERVRERVLDAGELTRLAAGLAEALRDIHRAGVVHRDLKPSNVLMAPDGVRVIDFGISRPADSDLRTETGKLIGTPPFMAPEQFQRPREVGTAADVFALGAVLVHAATGRGPFDSDSHYLVAYQVVHSEPDLTGLPARLVPVVARCLAKDPAERPTAEALIAEMRALAYPTGEDTQAFIPQPRRPVADEEPTHQRRLDAPADAPPGAPPAQRPRRRGRLLLAAAGLALLLSAGAVGGYLLLGSGAEPPGRPAAGTAGTPGKGLAPWTVSPGGAPVSCTLGAAGAGGSGGAGALYCSGRGLAAARLALGDGSVGWSVPAKTPGQGVTAVGAPLHAGGSVLVAVPGTGLLQALDPATGRERWQHTLPGGAQAVAAGPYVVTVAADGSVTGLDGASGAPRWTRRIGGAGSMWWGGPGASGSPVFYVSSAAADGGSTQLAEVDPATGAVRWQTRATGRLRPVGTARGAVHLLDSDAAGKAGGVVRVDAATRTVRRVQLPTPLFDAEATVGPDGTVYAFGTGGGLVAVGPERELWRLETGAASGSRPVAADGRVYLMAGDGRLLAVDASAGRLVGQTKPRMPAAQGTFSATLPAPVVADGRIYASAPDGTVFALDAGGPAGW; this is encoded by the coding sequence ATGCGCGCGGACTACGCCGGGTTTCCGGAGTACGCCGGGCAGTACCGGCTCGAATCCGTGCTCGGTTCCGGCGGCATGGGCGTCGTCCACCTGGCCACCTCCAGTTCGGGGCTGAAACTCGCCGTCAAGGTCGTGCACGCGCAGCACGCGGTGGACCCGGAGTTCCGGGCGCGGTTCCGGCAGGAGGTCGCGGCTGCGCGGAGGGTGAGCGGTGCTTTCACCGCCCCCGTCGTGGACGCCGATCCGGATGCCGAGCGGCCCTGGATGGCCACCCTGTTCATCGACGCCCCGACCCTGTCCGAGCGGGTACGGGAGCGGGTGCTCGACGCCGGGGAGCTGACCCGGCTCGCGGCCGGGCTGGCGGAGGCGCTGCGGGACATCCACCGGGCCGGGGTGGTGCACCGGGACCTGAAGCCGAGCAACGTGCTGATGGCGCCGGACGGGGTGAGGGTCATCGACTTCGGCATCTCGCGCCCGGCGGACAGTGATCTGCGGACCGAGACCGGGAAGCTGATCGGCACGCCGCCGTTCATGGCGCCCGAGCAGTTCCAGCGGCCGCGGGAGGTGGGGACGGCGGCGGACGTGTTCGCGCTGGGTGCGGTGCTGGTGCACGCGGCGACCGGACGCGGGCCGTTCGACTCGGACAGCCATTACCTCGTGGCGTACCAGGTCGTGCACAGCGAGCCCGACCTGACGGGGCTCCCGGCCCGGCTGGTGCCCGTGGTGGCGCGGTGCCTGGCCAAGGATCCGGCCGAGCGGCCGACCGCCGAGGCGCTGATCGCGGAGATGCGGGCCCTGGCGTACCCGACCGGTGAGGACACCCAGGCGTTCATACCGCAGCCCCGGCGTCCGGTGGCGGACGAGGAGCCCACCCACCAGCGGCGGCTGGACGCACCTGCGGACGCACCCCCCGGCGCGCCCCCCGCGCAGCGCCCGCGCCGTCGCGGGCGGCTGTTGCTGGCGGCGGCGGGGCTCGCCCTGTTGCTGTCGGCGGGGGCAGTCGGCGGCTACCTCCTGCTGGGATCTGGTGCCGAGCCCCCGGGGCGGCCCGCCGCCGGCACCGCCGGGACGCCGGGCAAGGGCCTCGCACCGTGGACGGTCTCCCCCGGCGGCGCGCCGGTCTCCTGCACCCTCGGGGCCGCCGGAGCCGGCGGCTCGGGCGGAGCCGGTGCCTTGTACTGCTCGGGGCGGGGCCTGGCGGCCGCCCGTCTCGCCCTGGGCGACGGCTCGGTGGGCTGGTCGGTGCCCGCGAAGACCCCGGGACAGGGCGTCACGGCCGTCGGCGCCCCGCTGCACGCGGGCGGATCGGTCCTCGTGGCGGTGCCCGGCACCGGACTGCTCCAGGCCCTCGACCCCGCCACGGGCCGGGAACGCTGGCAGCACACGCTGCCCGGCGGCGCGCAGGCCGTGGCCGCGGGCCCGTACGTGGTCACGGTCGCCGCCGACGGGAGCGTCACCGGTCTCGACGGGGCGAGCGGTGCCCCGCGCTGGACCCGGCGGATCGGCGGCGCGGGCTCGATGTGGTGGGGCGGACCGGGGGCCTCGGGCTCGCCCGTGTTCTACGTGTCGTCGGCGGCCGCCGACGGCGGGTCGACGCAGCTCGCGGAAGTCGACCCGGCGACCGGAGCCGTGCGCTGGCAGACCCGGGCCACGGGCCGGCTGCGGCCGGTCGGTACCGCCCGCGGCGCCGTGCACCTGCTGGACAGCGATGCGGCGGGCAAGGCCGGCGGCGTCGTCCGCGTGGACGCGGCGACCCGTACCGTGCGCCGGGTACAGCTGCCGACGCCGCTCTTCGACGCGGAGGCCACCGTCGGCCCCGACGGCACGGTCTACGCCTTCGGCACCGGGGGCGGGCTCGTCGCCGTCGGGCCCGAACGCGAGCTGTGGCGGCTGGAGACCGGGGCGGCCAGCGGCTCCCGGCCCGTGGCAGCGGACGGCCGGGTCTACCTGATGGCCGGCGACGGCCGCCTCCTGGCTGTCGACGCCTCCGCCGGGAGGCTCGTCGGCCAGACCAAGCCGCGCATGCCCGCCGCGCAGGGCACCTTCAGCGCCACCCTCCCCGCGCCCGTCGTGGCGGACGGCCGCATCTACGCCTCCGCCCCCGACGGGACGGTCTTCGCCCTGGACGCGGGCGGCCCCGCCGGGTGGTGA